The proteins below are encoded in one region of Candidatus Saganbacteria bacterium:
- a CDS encoding NAD(P)/FAD-dependent oxidoreductase: MNGIYDVLIIGGGVTGTAIARELSRYRLSTALLEKEEELAFGVSKSNSGIIHPGTQNPAGSLKGRLCVQGNRLVRQWAKELGVDFREVGELILASSQEDILRLNEIKAEAEKLGVPSLRIVDRAWLKANEPNLTGDVVAALFAPTAGIISPYRFVYDIAENAAANGVTILTGEKVVSIKRSPYYVGSNDPRFEIVTSNGTFRSRFVINCAGLYADDVSRLVDIDTFTIKPRKGEEFILDKKKEHITRHLLFPLPQKNSKGILVIKTADGNPMVGPTAEEVDSKEDLSTTDEGMKKVIESVRKMIPTISENDIIAYFAGLRPVAGEDFIIRHEDKVPGFVNVAGIQSPGLTSAPAIALMVKDILKKNGLSMRRKLFFKKHRKRTVHIFEMPFKKIRDFISKDPSYGDIICRCEMVSAKEIREAVKRGARTMDGIKFRTRCQSGRCHGSFCTTRAMKILAEEMFIPITKITKRGKGSEMIKGGRRITND; the protein is encoded by the coding sequence ATGAATGGTATATACGATGTCCTGATAATCGGCGGGGGAGTAACAGGTACTGCGATTGCCAGAGAATTATCCCGCTATAGACTTTCAACAGCCCTCCTTGAAAAAGAAGAAGAGCTTGCTTTCGGAGTATCAAAATCGAACAGCGGGATAATCCATCCGGGAACGCAGAACCCTGCAGGCTCATTAAAAGGCAGGCTTTGCGTGCAGGGAAACAGACTTGTCAGGCAGTGGGCGAAAGAGCTGGGTGTCGATTTCAGGGAAGTCGGCGAGCTCATTCTTGCATCCTCACAGGAAGATATATTACGTCTTAATGAGATCAAGGCCGAAGCGGAAAAGCTTGGTGTCCCGTCACTTCGGATAGTTGACCGCGCGTGGTTAAAAGCAAATGAACCAAATCTTACTGGAGATGTCGTGGCGGCGCTTTTCGCTCCTACGGCAGGCATAATAAGCCCGTACAGGTTTGTTTATGATATAGCGGAGAACGCTGCTGCCAACGGGGTGACGATTTTGACCGGAGAAAAAGTCGTTTCCATAAAGAGATCCCCGTATTATGTCGGCAGCAATGACCCCAGATTTGAGATCGTCACCTCAAACGGAACCTTCCGGTCGCGGTTTGTGATCAATTGTGCGGGTCTTTACGCTGATGATGTTTCAAGACTTGTCGATATTGATACTTTTACGATCAAACCCAGGAAAGGCGAGGAGTTCATTCTCGATAAGAAAAAAGAGCATATAACCAGACACTTGCTCTTTCCTCTTCCGCAAAAGAACTCAAAAGGCATCCTTGTCATAAAGACTGCAGATGGAAATCCGATGGTAGGTCCCACCGCCGAAGAGGTAGATTCAAAAGAAGATCTTTCAACAACGGATGAAGGAATGAAAAAGGTGATAGAAAGCGTCCGGAAGATGATCCCGACCATCAGCGAAAATGACATAATCGCGTATTTTGCGGGACTCAGGCCTGTAGCCGGCGAAGATTTTATAATCCGCCATGAGGATAAAGTCCCGGGTTTCGTGAATGTCGCCGGCATACAGTCACCCGGGCTGACTTCAGCTCCTGCGATAGCGCTGATGGTCAAAGACATATTAAAAAAGAACGGACTGTCTATGAGAAGAAAACTTTTCTTTAAGAAACACAGAAAAAGGACCGTCCATATTTTTGAGATGCCTTTTAAAAAGATAAGAGATTTTATCTCTAAGGATCCTTCGTACGGCGATATAATCTGCAGATGCGAGATGGTGTCGGCAAAAGAAATAAGGGAAGCCGTGAAACGCGGGGCGCGGACGATGGACGGGATAAAGTTCCGCACGAGATGCCAGTCGGGCAGATGTCACGGAAGCTTCTGCACGACAAGGGCGATGAAGATTTTGGCCGAGGAAATGTTTATCCCGATAACCAAAATAACAAAGAGAGGAAAAGGATCGGAGATGATAAAAGGGGGCAGGAGAATTACTAATGACTAA